A window of Mangifera indica cultivar Alphonso chromosome 11, CATAS_Mindica_2.1, whole genome shotgun sequence contains these coding sequences:
- the LOC123228576 gene encoding selenoprotein K-like encodes MAYVERGEVKSKRSIWRLRTVIDFFWAIVNFIGVFFATMFSMEKSDAYRKGSGASKKWDGGGPGGPGSGPYGGGPRGPPRGLDNVRGMDNIRGNDHSSLPACGSCCG; translated from the exons GTGAAGTGAAATCTAAGCGATCAATTTGGCGTTTGAGGACAGTCATAGATTTCTTTTGGGCCATTGTCAATTTCATAGGTGTATTTTTTGCAACTATGTTTTCG ATGGAAAAGTCAGATGCTTACAGAAAGGGCTCTGGTGCTAGCAAGAAATGGGATGGTGGCGGCCCAGGAGGTCCTGGAAGTGGTCCATACGGTGGTGGTCCACGTGGACCTCCCCGAGGACTAGATAATGTGCGAGGGATGGATAATATCAGAGGAAATGACCATA GTTCCCTACCCGCTTGTGGCTCC